The region AACTCTACACTGGTTGTGGCTCCTGTCAAACAATGACAGTTTCCTCACTGAAGGCTATTTGACTGGGCATAGCAGCCAAGATTATTGCCAACTGGAAGCTCAACAATAGGGTGGTaactgctctttaaaaaaaaaaaaaaaagattatggaACTACTTGTGTGCAGGCACGTGTTTTCAATGTATCTCCTATCCCTCATTTCCACATATGTTTCCTTTATGACCTCTCCTTTACTAACCTGCAAGTCTGTGAGAGACtttggaaaatatttaaaatcgtgtttaattatttttaaaaaatttactTAAGTATTACGTGGGAGCACTTGTAGgagaaatgaatgactgaactgacatttctgtgcatttaaaCGCCCTTTTAAACCGATTAATTTCTTTAAGACTGCATGGTAAATGGCAAGCTGTCGGTTCTAATTACTCGTTGGCTCTGAGGTTACACATATTGCGAATGAGAACACTTTAACCGACACTCCATCGCCACCTGTAGGAAACACAAAATACTTTCACCGTCGGTAATTTTGTGTAAATAGTCGCCCTCTGTAGTTAATCTTGTTCAGACAACGGTAGTGAAGGTAACCAAATAAGGTTGAAAAATGACACTATAGATAAAATTAATAGAATGTGATGTATAAGAAAACAGTGCTACAGTTACAAAGATTAAAACGGTTTGTGGGATGTTTACCTTTGTTATTAAATGTTAAACAGAGACGAACGTTACTTAAACGCGGTAATTCTGCGACGGAACTTGTGTTCCTGTCACCAATGATGACGTATACTTCCCTCCACAACTTGACAGCTTTCTTTTAATGGGTTGACAGTGGAGATGGCAACAGTTTCGTGGATTAGTCAATATTTTAtcattgtctttgtgtgagcGGAGGCttacatttgttattttaagTTCGTTGATATTCCTATCAAGATGTCTTTTCTAGTAGACTCAGTAATCATGTTTACCTCTCAGGTAAGCCCTCAAGTTAGCTGCCCTGTCTTCAGAGATAACATAAAAGCTAAAACCAAGTGAACTATGGACATTGAGTTGTTTTGCCAGGCACTGCTGATCAAAATTAATCAAAGCGATCGCTGCTCATTAAATGTAgtaggttgtttttttgtgtgttaaacagCATTATTATTAAAGCACGACCATGACGGTAAATAAAAGCTAATTGCTGTTATAAACTACGACTGGGTCTAACTTGGTCTTCACAGGTTCTGTTTTTCGGTTTTGGATGGCTCTTTTTCATGCGACAACTGTTCAAGGATTATGAGGTAATTTTAATATGCTCAAGACTCTTCGTCTTAACCGTTACAAGTGTTCGAAGCGTTTTGATACACTCTCGAATCTTACTATCTCGACGTCCTTTTAGGTACGTCAGTATGTGGTGCAGGTGGTTTTCTCTGTCACGTTTGCGTTTTCTTGCACCATGTTTGAACTCCTCATCTTTGAAATCCTCGGAGCCTTAAGTAGCACGTAAGAGTGTTAGCCATTTATAGTCAAGCATACACATTCATCCAGACGTTTACATTAACAcgtctgttcatgtgtgttttaatgctgTGCCATATCCTTGCTTTAGGTCCAGGTATTTCCATTGGAAATTGAATCTGTACGTCATATTGCTGGTTCTTATCTTTGTCGTGCCATTCTACATTGGCTACTTTGTGGTTAGCAACATACGTCTGTGTAAGTACTTCTGTTGACGTACCCTTCTTATCTAATTGTTgactttgaaatatttcagcattACAGTACAATCTGTACAATGCCAGTAAGGCCCTCTATATGTCCTGACTTTCTGTGAATGGTatatcatttttctgtttagtgcagagacacagactgctgtttgcctgtgttgtaTGGTTCACCTTCATGTATTTTTTCTGGAAGTTGGGAGACCCATTTCCCATCCTCAGTCCTAAACACGGTAAGCAGTAGTTTATCAACTTCATGTACGTTTGTTCACAGATGTTCCTCTCTGGTTTATCCTAACGCTGTGGTTACATTCAgattcactttttgttttgctttatgtaGACTCAGTAGCTAGTTTAGTAGACACACCCACTCAGTTCTGGGTCAGATCTCCTGTTTGTGTCCAGTCTGAATTAATAAGGCCAAGGATTTTACCATGTGTCGAAAGCATTCCTCAAGGATGTTTGTCTGTGCTTATGTGATGGGCGTCACATGTTGTGGGTTTTTGTGATGCATTCATGCTGTGAACAACCTGTTCCATCTAATTGAAAAAAATCCTCAGTTGTATCTAGAGACCGTATCAGAAAGTTAAGTAAAGTGAACTTGCCGAATAATTTTAGGACAATACATGCTATGTTTCAAGGTGCATCGTGTTATTGGTAGTGACTTACAACCTAGTCAATTGGACCTAGTCAGCAGCAAAGTTCAGAGATGCTTTGATATTGCAGGATTGTTCAGTCAGTATTAGGGGATGTGATGTGTGCCAGGAGAACGTTTTTCACAGAGTTATGGGGTCACTGGTAACACCCACGCACAGCTTAATCCAGGCGGAATGGGTCATGAGGTCATGCCAAATCCAGACTCTGACATACGCACGATGTAGCAGGAAACAGGATTATTTTTCCCAAACTCCTCAGTTGTCCAGTGTTGCTGATTGATTTCCATCTACAGATGCCTCTAGTGACTAGCTCACGTGAGACTGGCTGCTTCTTTTGCCCATGCACGACAAGGACGTATCAGCTGTGTGTTCTACCTGCTTTATACAGCAAGCTTTGGCCGTGTGACTCACTCACTATTCGAATGCTTTATTTTCGTGAACACAGTGTACCTCAGTGTACAGATGCCTCACTAAGGGATTCTGCTTCAGCTGCATTGTAACACCCCTCGTTCTCTAGATCAGTGTTGCTGCAGAACCCTGACTCGCTGAATCAAATGAACTGTTAGCTGAGACTGGCTAGCTGAGAAGTCTTTCCCGCCATTGACTCAACAGCACGTCCCTGATGTGCCATCCAGTGCCTGCCACAGCGTTGAGTTGACTGATAATGTTTATAAGGATGACACGATAGCGATAAGATAGGATGTACGAAAATGGTAATGCTCTCTGAATTGTGGTTAAATGTCTGAATTGTGGTTAAatgtgctgtgttctctctatccctcaggTATTCTGTCCATAGAGCAGCTGATAAGTCGAGTGGGTGTCATTGGCGTCACACTCATGGCTCTCTTGTCTGGTTTTGGTGCAGTGAACTGTCCATACACCTACATGTCCTACTTTCTCAGGTGcttatacacaaatacataaaacgAATACACgtttttcatcttcttcctcccACTCAGTATCAGGGAGATGCTTGTTAAAGAGGCATGTGTTGGTATAAACCGTGCGTCTGCTTTTGTGTGAAGAGTTCTGAAGTACTGACTCCCCCACAGGAATGTGACAGACAGTGATATCCTGGCCCTGGAGAGAAGGCTGCTTCAGACCATGGACATGATTGTCAGCAAGAAGAAACGGTAAGAGAGCgtggggggagtgtgtgtgtgtgtgtgtgtgttggggggagggggggagtaAGTTAATGTTAGGAGTCATCTTTTTTCAGAGTCTTCTTTTCAGTAGTATGTgtacacagcagcagaaaactTTCTAACATATCTGTGACACACGTAATACGTTTGTGTTGTCACAAAACAGTAATGATCTTTAAGTCTTCTGAAAGGTATATAATTCATATGTAAAATCCATATGTAATTaataatttatgtaaaaaaTCCATACATAATATTGTAGAATGGCATCTTGTTATCTGGTTTCTTTACTTTTGTAGGTGTGTATCATAACTGGGGGCTCCAGACATGCTGTGTGTTAAACATGtatctgttttgggtttttttctgtagtaTTGCTATGACCAGAAGACAGATGTATCAGCGTGGAGAGGAccagaacaaacagacaggattCTGGGGAATGATTAAGAGTGTTACTTCCTCTCCTGCTGGAAGTGAGAGTATCCTTTACTTCTGTACTggggtctctgtgctgtgtgtgtgtgtgtgtgtgtgttggcttgtttctgtgtgtttgtgtgtatttgtttgttttaatatactgtatgtataattGAATAGCTCCTTAATGCAGCTGCTGCAGATATTTCTCTAATACAGCAGGAAGTGGATGCTCTGGAGGAACTCAGCCGACAACTCTTCCTGGAGACGGTCGATCTGCAGGCCACCAAggtagacatacacacacacacacacacacacacacaatctccctTACCTGCCTTCAAAGTGTAACTccataaacatacattttttatacAGTTTAGACACACAAAGTATTTCACATGTGACAAACATATAGTTTTCTTAATCATGGCAAGGTTGAGCATAACCACTGGAGATGTTCTTTAAGAAAACTTTAGGGCCCGATAAAAGACATGATTGGCACAAGTCTTGATTTAACAACTGCCAAGATTTGGATTTCTGATATGAATAAAAATGgattttcatctctctgatcTCCAGGAGCGCATAGAGTACTCAAAGACTTTTCAAGGAAAGTATTTCAACTTTTTGGGCTACTTTTTCTCCATCTACTGTGTATGGAAAATTTTCATGGTAAGAGCTGCCTGCAGGTGACGCGCctgtgtttgaataaaatgttaatcCACAGAGATTGGAATCAGTGTGAAACCCTCTGTTTCTGTGATGCGTGTGCATTTTTCACAGGCCACCATTAACATTGTCTTTGACCGCGTGGGGAAGACAGACCCAGTCACCCGAGGGATTGAGATCACAGTGAATTACCTGGGTATTCAGTTTGATGTAAGAACACTTCACTAGGTCCATTTCAGAGGTGTTTATCACAGAAGACAGGAATACCTTCTCAAACTAGTCCACTCCAcccaaaaacattaaaacactttgGCACATGTCTGCATGTCtcgtcatctctctctctctctctctctctctctctctctctctcactcactctctcactcactatctcactcactcactcacacacacacacacacacacacactacaaacagaCAGTACTGATCTTTTGCCCAAACTCACTTAACCATAGAACTGTCACATTTGCACACTTGTTCCATTAAAAGGCCTGTAATAAACAGTCAGATCTGAACAGGGTTTGGTTTATGTGTAAACGTGGAAATGTGAATGGAAGCTTGTTTGCGTCGGTGAAAGTCACAAGTCACTTTGAGCGAAAGGGCACTTGCGCAAGTCGTCACTTCTGAAGTTAATAATTCTGTAAAACCTCGCCCGTCAGCGTTAACTAATTTTTAATAACTGTTTAATCTTTACCTGCACAAATAAGATGATTCAGTACAACTGGATTTTAATCTTAAGGCGTATGTcgtgatccttttttttttttttaatgcgggTCTGAACTGCACTGTCCGTTCTCATCCACAGGTGAAGTTCTGGTCTCAGCATATTTCCTTCATCCTAGTGGGAATCATCATCGTCACGTCCATCCGAGGGTTACTAATCACGCTCACCAAGGTAGACAGActctgaccacacctgattcattttcattatagCCTAAaacctgtgtgttttcaaataaatgaaaaaaagaaatgacaagaTGAATTAGCTGAGGTTATAAAGAGGATTAACTCACAAAGAGACAGGAAGGAAATGTCTttaatgtgtctctttttctcgctTGTTCTCTGTTCAATCTGCAGTTCTTTTATGCCATTTCCAGCAGCAAGTCCTCTAACGTCATAGTGCTGGTTTTGGCCCAAATCATGGTGAGAAAATTGTGCTTTGTGATGAggatgaaaatataaaaatatagaCCTACCTATTACTTCACCCTTGTTTTGTAAGGTTACATAATGTTTCATCATGCTGATAATGTGAATGGAGATACTTTGtgaagcaaaacattttctctgtctgtctttgcatctatctgcctctttctctctctgtctctcgctctctctggctctctctctctctctctctctctctctctctctctctcactctctctctctctctctctctttttccttatttctgtttctccatctctctctctctctctccccctcaccaGGGAATgtattttgtctcctctgttttgCTCATGCGTATGAGCATGCCATTGGAGTATCGGACCATTGTCACTGAAGTGCTGGGGGAGCTGCAGTTTAACTTCTACCATCGCTGGTTTGACGTGATCTTCCTCGTCAGCGCTCTGTCCAGCATCCTCTTCCTCTACCTGGCACACAAGCAGGCTCCTGAGAAGCACATGACCTTATGACATCTGCACACTCTCAGGAGAAAAGAACTCTCattttttctcgctctctctctctctctaactttt is a window of Chanos chanos chromosome 10, fChaCha1.1, whole genome shotgun sequence DNA encoding:
- the si:ch73-390b10.2 gene encoding Golgi pH regulator — translated: MSFLVDSVIMFTSQVLFFGFGWLFFMRQLFKDYEVRQYVVQVVFSVTFAFSCTMFELLIFEILGALSSTSRYFHWKLNLYVILLVLIFVVPFYIGYFVVSNIRLLQRHRLLFACVVWFTFMYFFWKLGDPFPILSPKHGILSIEQLISRVGVIGVTLMALLSGFGAVNCPYTYMSYFLRNVTDSDILALERRLLQTMDMIVSKKKRIAMTRRQMYQRGEDQNKQTGFWGMIKSVTSSPAGSENISLIQQEVDALEELSRQLFLETVDLQATKERIEYSKTFQGKYFNFLGYFFSIYCVWKIFMATINIVFDRVGKTDPVTRGIEITVNYLGIQFDVKFWSQHISFILVGIIIVTSIRGLLITLTKFFYAISSSKSSNVIVLVLAQIMGMYFVSSVLLMRMSMPLEYRTIVTEVLGELQFNFYHRWFDVIFLVSALSSILFLYLAHKQAPEKHMTL